AGATGACAAACGTTCCCATCTGTTTGCTTCAGCAAACCTGCCCCGCTGGATTTTAATACTTTCTAAATAGCTTGCCATCACTGGAAAACTAGGtgtcacatttaaaaattctttagttcaaatttctcttaaaagaaaatcGGAGACGATAATCCTGGGTGTCTGTCCCTAAGCAACAGTGACTGGAGCAGAGTGCTGGCTACTCCTTAAAAGTGGTGTccagccaagtgtggtggcacatgcttggaatcccagcagctcggaagcccgagacaggaggattccaagttcatgGCCAGCATCAGCCACTCTTCCTggtcgcaaaataaaaaattaaaagggctggaaatgcaTCTCGGTGGGTTCagacccagtacaaaaaaaaaaagtggtgttATTTGTGTTCAGTCAGCAATGCAGCCCCACGAGGCTCACCAGGAACACTAAAAATGTCCAGAATGGCTTGAGGCTtgccttgtttctttctttaaacaaGGTCACAGGCACTTGTTTGTCCCCTCCAGAGTCACTTACTCAGGCTGTTATCCTACATGCTGAGCAACATATGGAACTGTGCTGGCCAAtgcagcgagaccctgtctcaaggtaaaaaacaaagaactggggatgtggctccgtggtgaggcacccctgggtttggtccccagtaccaaaaacaagcGAAACCTGGCGCGGTAGTGAAGGCACCTCAGCAGGCCTTCACAGTGCTGCCCTGTTTGAATTTCTGTATTAATCATTGTAACACATTATAATCATCATGAggaaagtgacttttaaaaaattctggtcTGGAGTGAGTGACACACAGACCAGGAACAAGAGGTGACATGATCTCAACCACACAGTTCACGCCACACTGACTAAGACTCCCGAGTCCTGAACCCCAACTAAGACACCAGGGACCCCAGTACTTTCTCTCTCTATGGAAGTGGCACACTGGGTTCACTGGTGTCTTAAGATTCTGAAAGGAGTGGCCCCTGCAGGAGGTCCCTGAAGGACCTGGGCTTTGCACCCAGGGATCACAGCAGGAAGCTCACTCCACCACTGGGCAGCCAGAGTCCTGGGGCAACCACTGGATTCAGAGCTCATGCCTCATCGGCGTGGTGGAGGGAAACCCTCCTCACAGGCTGTTGAGGAGACAGCGAGGCGACCTCTGGCCCTGGCCCACAGTGGGCAATCCCTCCCACACCTGCGCCACGGCTGCCTGGCGATGCAGGCCCCCGGATCCGGGGACAGCAGCTTGTGAATGAATGAACCTGGTCTGCCAGCAGGCTTGTCAGGGGTCTCCTGGGCACAGGAGCCCCCTCATGGCTTTAATATGGACCCGCTCGCTCTGACCCCGCCGTGCCCTGGGACCTCCTCTGTTCAGTTGGCCACCCTGCCTGCTCATGCCATCTTCACGGGCTCCTCCCTGCAGGGCCACGAGGTCGTCTGGGATGGTGGAGAAGCACTGGTTCCTCTGGAGGCTTCGTGGATCTAACTGGGGAGGAGACAGGCTGGGGGTCCCAGGGAGGCTCCTCTGGTGCCAGAGTCCTCTCCCCTCCCAGGCGAGTCTCTCCTGTCCACTGTGGCCAATGCTGTGACCCTTCTCAGTCCGCGACAAGCAAGCCAGAAGCAAGTGGGTGGCTGGATCTCGGATGACGtcagagtgagggaggaagagagacaggTCAATGACAGGGTGGGACGGGCCTCTAGAAATGGACAGGTTCTTCAAAGGGtctgaaaatttcattttcttgcccCACCGAGGTGCACAGACAGGACAGGCTACGCAAGTCACGGGGCCCTTCGACAAATGAACACATGAGGCCCCTgttcaaaaatgaagaatttttggccaggggtgtagctcagtggtagagtgcttgcctagcaggcaccaggcccctgggttcaatccccagcaccacaaggggaaaagaaaagaaaaaaaatgaataagtttGAAACAGCGGTAGCAGCACCTCAAGCCAAGCACAGGACTGTAAACTGACACTCATGCTGCCAGCCCTATGCACCAATCTCCGGGCGTTTGCATAGGTGTTCTCTGGGGAAGGGAACCTCAGCTGACAAGTTGTGACCCAGAAACGTTGGGTAAGAATCACTGTCAcgggtggtgcacgcctgcatcccagtgacttggcaggaggatcccaagttcaaggccagcctcagcaacttagcgaggccctaagcaacttagcaagaccctgtctcaaaataaaaaataaagagggctggtgatgtggctcagtggtaaagtgaccctgggttcaattccttgcctgggaaaaaaaaaaaaaaaacagaattgctGCGACTGAGATTCAGGGAGGGTCTCTGCCAATCCTACTTCTTCCCTGGGTAGAGAACATGGTGCCTGGACAGACCACAGAGTAAGACAGGCTCTGGTGTTGTGGGGACagggaggtggaggggagggTAGAATCCTTGGGACTTGCTGCTGGGCTGgacaggggtgggagggacagGCCTGGCAGCTGCCCACGTGGGGGCTCGCATGGCTGGGTCAGGGGATTGGTGCAGAGGCAGGCAGCCGTGCTCTGCTTTGTCAGGAAGGACCAGGACAAGGAGAGGTGcgaagcagcagcaagcagctCCAAGGACGCTCAGGCGGGCGTCACAGGACTAGAGGGGCACTAGCCCCCTGCACGGAGGAGGCCTCTTCAGGCGACCCGTTGGTGCCAGCGCTCCCTGACTCTGGGCAGGTCATTAGATAACCCGACACGTCCACGTTTCTCTTTGTAAATGGAGGTAGGGATAAGAGCCTCTTGTCGGATTTCACAAAGGAGTGTGGGAAGGGAAACGCTTAGCGCGGCCCGCAGCTGTCGGCCGTTACCGTATCAAGATGACATCACGTCGTTCCTtctatatgtgtgcgtgtgtctgGCAGCGCTCTGGGTACTCGGGTACCTTGCTTACCAGGCACACTGGAAGGTGCCAAGTGCCATGGCGAAagagagcagagggagagggaaagggaggtcAAATAGGGGGACTCGGGGGAGCCctagggaaaaagagaaatttgagCACAGGACCTTGGAGGCAAGAAAGTGCCCCAAGCAGctgtggagggaggagggctccaggcaaagggaacagacagtgcaaaggtcctgaggagAGTGGAGGGAGGTGAGGTCATGGAGCAAGAGTGAGGGGCCTTTGTGAGGAAATGCCACCTGGCAGCAGTGGCTGGTCCCCCTCTACCATGGTGGAGAAAGCCAGATGTGCAGCATGGCTGAGGGGCCAGAGCTCCAGTATGCGGGGAGCAGGTGGGAGCAGGTGAGAGCCTGCTCCAACATGGCAGACGCCCAAGGCTTGGAGCCGGCCCGGGGCTCCCATCCTCTAGAACAGCCTCACCTGGCAGAGCAGGCTGACCAGCAGAGCCTGTCCTCCTCTTGGTCATGGAGCGCCCCCTTCCAGCAGAACTCAGCTGGGCCTTTGCTCCAGGGCTCCCAATTGAGGTATAAATCTGAAGCATTTTCCTCTGAATCTGTGAAGGTCCAAAACAAGGCCTCTGGGGTGGTCACCTCCTGAATCCAACCCTGGCCCAAAAGGATTCCCCTGCCATGCCTGGGATCCCTACCACCTTGTCTGAGGCCAGGAGATCAAGGCAGAATTGAGACATACGGGCCAGTCCCAAGACCTCACAAAGAGGATCTGCAATGGTGACCAGGGACCTAGAAAGAAGGCTGTTCTATGACTCAGAAAGCGGCCATACCCACGTACCAGAAAGGGAAGGACCCAGAGGTGACAAATGACCACCTGTCTTGGAGCAGGCACTGTGCAGTTGCACACCCCGCCATGAACCCATCCCCCATTCCCCCACGAGTTCATTTGTGGAACCATGCCTGCGTGTCCCGCGCGATTCCCACTGCAGTGCTGCTTCGTGGTGAAACACATATGAGTAACAGAACCCCTGCCACCACGGGTACAGCCACCACTGAGGTCTGGTTGTTGAGACTGGCACTCTCACCCTGCAAAGTCGTGCTCCATCCATCCAGTGGCACACGGTGAAGCTATTCAAGTGACTGTGTTCTATCTGTAGCTTTCAACTTGCAGGAAACCTGGGCATGTTACAAGCAAGCTGCAGAAAAATCTGTCTTTGAATAACTACTGCTCCCCTTCCACTGGTTCTGAAAACCTGCAAGCTATCCGGGGTGTGTGTGAGTTTGCTAAACGGGCTTATCTGGGGAAGGCCAGGTGAGAAAGAAGGGGGCTTTGGAAGACGATCCTCCCTACTAGAGTCTTGTGTTCTGTCACTGGTGGAGAAGTAAAGGAGGTTAAATAGAGCCCTCAGATTGTAACCAAGAACAGGGAAGCGAGGAGCCTAAtgtccttgtctataaaatgggcatgatAAGAGCATCTTCCACGATGAGGGCTCACTAGGTTAAGACACTTAAAACGGCACAGGCCTCCACAGGGTTCAACCAAGTCGACAAGCTACTCTGTCTTAAAATTCAATGAGATGGCTTGAAGTGACTGTTCTTCACTGGAGATAGGCAATGTTCTTTTGAGCATATACTATGTGTTGAGTGTTTTACATGCAATTTCTCAACTGATCCTCTTACCGACTTCTCAAAGGCAAATACTACAGGCTGAGTGTCCCTTATTCAAAAGGActagaaatgtttcagattttggatccCCCCATGTTTGGAATATTTGAAGAGTTAACAGGTGAGCATCCCTGATCTGAAAACCCAAAGTTCCAAATGCTCTCTcactttggatttcagatttttaagttAGGGATGGGTGACCTGTAGTACGtttcatattttacagatgagaaaagacTCATGGAAGTGAAATGACTTGGGGCTCCAAGTCAGGAAGTGGTAGTACTGGATTCAGATCCAGTCTCCCAGCTCCAGTCACATGGAGTTCCACCGGGTGACTTGTGAAGTCAGGGAATTCAGAGGCAGCTTCCAACATCTTGCTCCAAAGACCGTCACCTGGGTGGGCAGGACCCTCCACAGTACAGCCCGTTATGCCCACCTGTCTCTGCCCAGATCTGTCTCCAGatgtttcccttcttcctttcagaTTGCAAACTCCTTTTAAATTGCAAGGAAGAAAGTCCACAGAAAAGCATCTTCCTCCCTGCGAACCTCTCTTCCCGTCATGGCCAGAGGTTGGCAGTGTCTCCTCTGGCCAGTTCCCCAGGAGTGGAGCTGCCCATCTGATCTTTCTTTTTGTCTGAACACCCGTCTTGCCAGGcagtcccctctcctccccatcCCCCCGTTTCCCCGAGGCATTTGCTTCTTCCCTTTGGGAACTGAAACCACCTTGCTGAACCAGACTGGGTGCTGGGTGTGGGAagagtgaggagggaggaggcactGGCGTAGATCTTGTCATCTGCTTTTCATGTGGAGTTCCAGGACAAACTGACTCCAAAAAAGTGAGACACAGAATAGAAAACTGCAGGCCTGGGTGTCCTGGGCCCGCAGcaccaagaccctgggtttgggtCAGTCCCCAGCAGAAGGCAAAACTCTTGCACTAACATCAACAGCTCCAAGAAGACCAGGACCCTGAGAGGACTGCCTGCCTCACTTTTATGAGGGTTTCTCTTCACTTCAAAATTTACAAAGGGCTTACTTCAAAACCCTATGTGGtgggtggggctggagttgtggctcagtggcacagggtttgcctggcatgtgtgaggccctgggttcgattctcagcactgcatataaacaaataaaataaaagatccattgtcagctgaagaaaatattttaaaaaacgtCATGTGGTTTAAGGTCAGATGTACCCTCCAGAGAAGCCACTTCTTCCCACAGTGAAAAAACAATAATGATTAAGCCAGCTCAACTGGAATATTTTCTGTCTATaagcacctaccatgtgccatGTGTATTCATGCACTAAATGCCCTGCCATGTAAGCTCCTGACATGCACCGACCCACGGAAGCCTTTCCACAACCCTGAAGGACTGGTCCTGTCGTGatctccattttgtagatgagataATGAGGCTCAGACaggacttgcccaaagtcacacaactgATATATGGCAGAACAGAAAATTGAAGTTTGCACTCTTAAGTACATCATAGGTGCATCATGACCTGGGGCAGGTTGCttctctccaagcctcagtttcatcAACTGTA
The Sciurus carolinensis chromosome 2, mSciCar1.2, whole genome shotgun sequence DNA segment above includes these coding regions:
- the Adig gene encoding LOW QUALITY PROTEIN: adipogenin (The sequence of the model RefSeq protein was modified relative to this genomic sequence to represent the inferred CDS: inserted 1 base in 1 codon), which translates into the protein MKYPLVPLVNNLTFSFLVFWLCLPVGLLLFLLIIWLRFLLNQDSEENASDLYLNWEPWSKGPAEFCWKGALHDQEEDRLCWSACSASVPGSQHWPQWTGETRLGGERTLAPEEPPWDPQPVSSPVRSXEASRGTSASPPSQTTSWPCREEPVKMA